The Humulus lupulus chromosome 3, drHumLupu1.1, whole genome shotgun sequence genome window below encodes:
- the LOC133825834 gene encoding uncharacterized protein LOC133825834 has translation MKLDVNMLRYLSKEDFRVLTAVEMGMRNHEIVPSELISRIAALKHGGTYKVLKNLLKHKLLHHDSSKYDGFRLTYLGYDFLAIKTLVNRGIFASVGRQIGVGKESDIFEVATEDGTVLAMKLHRLGRVSFRAVKSKRDYLKHRSNFNWLYLSRLAALKEFAFMKALGEHGFPVPNAVDCNRHCVNMSLVQGYPLVQVKQLQNPEPVFETIVGLIVRLAEHGLIHCDFNEFNLMFSEEGLILIGQIKLPVTLREVPRQVFKYCTFVAIDCCSANNAILGRPALVEFGVVTSIRHLCMRFPTKVGIGTVCGDQKEAKQCCNVSLKQPVMVIEATAPKQYPPEEAEVQAVQAEESNELYPRVHEERSIEPMEEAEEVTLDASLPDRKTKVGKNLKVEVREVLVSFLRENQDVFAWSHSDMTGIDPNIIWHVMNIDPNVALIQQKRRTIDPSRALALKMVDATSGYELLSYMDAYSGCNQISMYVADQEHTSF, from the exons GCATGGAGGTACTTATAAGGTTCTGAAGAACTTGCTCAAGCATAAGTTGTTGCACCATGACTCTTCAAAAT ATGATGGATTCCGCCTCACTTATCTTGGTTATGATTTTCTTGCAATTAAGACTTTGGTCAATCGTGGGATATTTGCTTCTGTTGGTCGTCAAATTGGTGTCGGAAAAGAGTCTG ATATATTTGAAGTCGCCACTGAAGATGGTACAGTGCTGGCAATGAAGTTGCACCGACTTGGCAGAGTTTCTTTTAGGGCTGTGAAATCTAAGCGTGATTATTTGAAACATCGTAGCAATTTTAATTGGCTTTATTTGTCTAGGCTTGCTGCACTCAAAGAATTTGCTTTTATGAAG GCCTTGGGAGAACATGGTTTTCCTGTTCCAAATGCTGTGGACTGTAATAGGCATTGCGTGAATATGTCTCTTGTCCAAGGTTACCCACT TGTGCAGGTGAAACAATTGCAAAATCCAGAGCCAGTTTTTGAGACAATTGTCGGCCTTATTGTTCGACTGGCTGAACATGGTCTCATCCATTGTGATTTCAATGAATTCAACTTAATG TTCTCGGAGGAAGGGCTCATTCTAATTGGGCAGATCAAACTACCTGTGACACTTAGAGAAGTGCCCCGTCAAGTCTTTAAGTATTGCACCTTTGTCGCCATTGACTGCTGCTCGGCAAATAACGCCATCTTGGGACGTCCAGCCTTGGTAGAGTTTGGAGtggtcacttccattcgccacctgtGCATGAGGTTCCCCACTAAAGTGGGGATCGGTACAGTCTGTGGAGATCAGAAAGAGGCCAAGCAGTGCTGCAATGTGTCCCTTAAGCAACCGGTAATGGTAATTGAGGCAACGGCTCCCAAGCAGTATCCTCCCGAGGAGGCGGAGGTACAAGCTGTCCAAGCAGAGGAGTCCAATGAGTTGTACCCTCGAGTTCATGAAGAGAGGTCAATCGAGCCCATGGAGGAGGCTGAGGAGGTAACTCTTGATGCCTCCCTCCCCGATAGGAAGACCAAAGTCGGGAAGAACCTCAAAGTAGAGGTCCGAGAAGTGCTGGTGAGCTTTCTCCGGGAGAACCAAGATGTCTTTGCTTGGTCTCACTCTGACATGACAGGCATTGACCCAAATATCATATGGCACGTCATGAACATCGATCCCAACGTCGCTCTAATTCAGCAAAAGCGTAGGACCATCGACCCATCCCGGGCATTGGCTTTGAAG ATGGTTGACGCCACCTCCGGATATGAACTCTTGTCCTacatggacgcatactcggggTGCAACCAAATTTCCATGTATGTcgcagaccaagagcacaccagcttttga